One Triticum dicoccoides isolate Atlit2015 ecotype Zavitan chromosome 4B, WEW_v2.0, whole genome shotgun sequence genomic window carries:
- the LOC119293773 gene encoding proline-rich protein 4-like — MGARLVLFGVLALLLAGSFGAAQAAPAVVVGSVKCLDCSPDDVSAEDALKGLQVAIKCRSSAGETYETQTVGQLDDKGAFSIPLQAGLLREDGELDRDCFAQLHSAPDTPCDGPAPPRIAPAKSTTQGVADANTYLAVAEDTVFSPVACACKKKKKNFMVGPPPPPPPRPEPSYGPPTPTPTPTPTPSYGPPSTPKPPAPEDDPKPFFHKHPKMKKMMHKKKPCPPLGEEDKPKN; from the exons ATGGGGGCTCGGCTGGTTCTTTTCGGTGTTCTCGCTCTGCTCCTTGCCGGCAGCTTCGGTGCGGCCCAGGCGGCGCCGGCCGTCGTGGTTGGCTCCGTCAAGTGCTTGGATTGCTCTCCCGACGACGTTAGTGCTGAAGATGCCCTCAAAG GGCTTCAGGTAGCCATCAAGTGCAGGTCCAGCGCCGGCGAGACCTACGAGACGCAGACGGTCGGGCAGCTCGACGACAAGGGCGCCTTCAGCATCCCCCTCCAGGCAGGCCTCCTGCGCGAAGACGGCGAGCTGGACCGCGACTGCTTCGCCCAGCTCCACAGCGCGCCCGACACGCCGTGCGACGGCCCGGCGCCGCCCAGGATCGCCCCAGCCAAGTCCACCACCCAAGGCGTCGCCGACGCCAACACCTACCTCGCGGTCGCCGAGGACACGGTTTTCTCACCCGTCGCGTGCgcgtgcaagaagaagaagaagaacttcatggtcggcccgccgccgccgcctccgccgaggCCGGAGCCCTCATACGGGCCCCCGACGCCGACACCCACTCCCACGCCGACGCCCTCCTACGGTCCTCCTTCCACGCCCAAGCCGCCCGCGCCCGAGGATGACCCGAAGCCGTTCTTCCACAAGCACcccaagatgaagaagatgatgcacAAGAAGAAGCCGTGCCCGCCGCTCGGCGAGGAGGACAAGCCCAAGAACTGA